AGACCACTTCTATAACAACCATGTGTGTCTTAGAATTCATAAAAACTACTCCTAGCATCCTAATTCACAGAATAtgatttaatacatatttttcttgttgcAAACATCAAATCTGTCACAGAGACAGCTTCAGTACatattcttacaaaatcatcataaaaatagcaataggccttaatttcatttgggtatttttatacctatagtatacatattaaaatatgttaataagcattcaattgatcaaaatatcatcaaacTTTCAATCACTAAAACAGAGTCATAGTTCAGCCTCAAAAATCAGGATAGAGgataaagaagtaaaaataaacaaatgaagttTTGATTACTTACCCCCAACAATTTGAAGCTGAAATTTTAGTGTTAAccctttaatttcttctttagagTGGGATATTTTGCTTTGGTGAGAGAGGGAGGGCTGCCATGTAATAAggggagaagaaagaaacaaagaacaagGAAAAGAGTAGGGAAAGAGGGGCTGGAATTTTGATCTGATGCAGCCAAGAAAATAAGGCAAGGAGAAGACTTTTGGGGCAGAAAAAGAGATAAGAGATGTGGAAAATTTGGGGTGAATACGTGTATGGCTAGGGAAAGAAAAATCACACcacttttcaactttttttttctttgcattcacacttattttttctttgcattcacactcatctacaaagaataatatcactttacacacacacacacacacacacacatatatatatatatatatatatatccttacctTTATAAAGTTATATCCATCACATTAAAAGGGCATATATGTTCTATAATATCACAATATCAAAGCTTCATGCACTTAAAAGTAATTAAGATAATGACATGCATATAAACACATAAATTAATTAGGCAATTAGATTGGGGTGTTACAATTATGAAGACTCAGGCAGCCCATAGGCAGCTTCTACATGGTCTTCTTGCCGAGGTTACAGCTATGCGAGCGGACTTAGCTCACTATAGTTGTCCTGTTCCACCTTCTCCACCATCTGACTCTTGATGATTGCCATTGGCCATTGCAcccagggggggggggggaagattTACAATTCGTAGTTGCTGTAGCATATTTGGAGAATTGTATGACAGTTCTATGGCTTTCAGCCAGttctatattttgttattttagtggCAGTTTGAAGAACATGGTATCCGTTGAaagtaatttgatatattaatatgaTGGTTAGTTTCATGCCCATCATTACTATCATTAGTATTATTGAAATGGATCTAATGGtgtaagaattttttatgttattatgtgATTCTATATAATATCAAGTAGATTCAAGTCTGTGTGTAAATaagatttatttcataattctgTACGACGCTCACATGTTATTAgattatagtaattattaatacaaattgaagGTTTGTGAAAACACAATTGGTTTACAGGTTTTGATATTAACAATGAACCACCTAGGAGATTTTCCTTGGAACAATGGGTTAAGCTATATCTTGACTTCAGGCAACTATTTTTGTTGGAGGTTTTGCTGAGCTTACATGCATTTTCCACTAATTggatattttttcttaaatcagTAATTATATTATTCTGAATTTGGTCCCTGCCTGGACTGTACCTCAtgcatcatattttcattacaaaatttattgatgaaacctTGCAGTGTAGACTGGTCGAAAAAGATAAAAGCGACACTTGGCACGACCTCATTCACTCCCGCATTAGGTctaacggtttttttttttttaatcaaatataaggaatccaaacaggggaagcccTTTACATAATATATTAGATAACAGTGAGCTGAAGATAATAAACACCGTAAAGTTTAATGTTTTTGTGAAGGACCAAACACAATTAAATAGATATAACAGTGAGCTCAAGCCACCAACATCAAAGTTCTGAGAGCAAAGTGGTGCTTTCAACCTGTAAATGTTTATGGGACGCGATTGTTTGAGAGCACAGTTCCAGGGTTCAAGATGGTTTTACCATGTGCAATCTCTTCTAACCAACAGTCACGGATTATGGGAAGAGCGTTTTGACTGCcatccttgaaaatgaccaacgaTAATAAACACCCTGATGTTTAATGTTTTTGTGAATGACCAAACACAATTAAACAGATATAACAGTGAGCTCAAGCCACCAACATCAAAGTTCTGAGAGCAAAGTGGTGCTTTCAACCTGTAAATGTTTATGGGACGTGTTTGTTTGAGAGCTTAGTTTCAGGGTTGAACATGGTTTTACCATGTGCAATCTCTTCTAACCAACAGTCACGAATTATGGGAAGAGCGTTTTGACTGgcatccttgaaaatgaccaacgaTAATAAACACCCTGATGTTTAATGTTTTGTAAAGGACCAAGCACAATTAAATAGATATAACAGTGAGCTCAAGCCATCAACATCTAAGATACAATAGATGTGGTATTCAGTTCCAATTGGGCCTCGCTTTAAACCAAAAATTCTTTGACCATGATGTTTGATCGAATAGTCGAGTAAGTAGGTATTCCAAAAATGTAGTGTCATATTAATTGGCTACGATTGGCTATGATTACAAGAGAAATTTCAGTGTTTTAGGATGTGGGGCTACGTAATTTGTAAGAGTGATGGTTCTGAGACCAAAGTGATGCTTTTAACCTCTAAATGTTTAATGACCAAAGATAATGAACACCGTGATGTTTACACACCATGATTTTTAAACACCTTCAAAATGACCAAAGATAATAAACACTGTGATCTTCAGAATTTGTTTTGTGAAAGACcaaacataattaataaattaatatagcGAAATTGTAGCGTGAAAGACAAAACACAATTAATATAGTGAAGTTTCAAGATGACCAAGTTCAAACTCTGAACGCACGTCACTAGCCCGCTGCTGTAGCACCAACTGTAGTCATATCAAACTCCTTCAATCGCAGCACATGCGCTAACAGACGCTGCTGTTTAGCTAAGTCATGTTCAGTGCTCTGCACGTGTTGCTCAACAGCTCGACACTGTTTCACACCCACACTCACGTGAATACACAATTGTGAAATTGGATGCATAGATGTCTCATTTACATCTAATGTTGCAACTACTGCCCACCTTTGATGTTGATAGGCCACAacctgaatgaccccttgtgatagaaattaattaattaattagccaagttattaattaatcaatttatcatgcaaatgcgtggtagcacaaacaaatcaccaataaactaattatgcagcgaaaaataaataacacggtgatttgtttacgaatggggaaaacctaacggcaaaaaccccatcgggtgattttcaggtcaccactcccaaaactccactattatcacaacaagcggttacaagtaaaggaatccaagtaccttaccaacctacagttgaacccttaccccaatacccaattggacttattctgtagtgacagttcccctttctgatgcacaactcccaagtacgtgactaaccaattgcgcggatcccagtacgcgacttcaatcaccaactaagaaggttgttggttgcaaagttcttcagttcatctacacgatgaagatcaggaagatgcttggtcacaaaaccctatggtgcacatacacaacaacttcttcaagagaaagagatgaactagggcaagaacttcgtctccggtcacaatttgcttgaacaaagttttctcaaagcttgtgcaacttgtgaactatttGACGACccttatatgtctagggttaggagaaaagaaagcccaaagacaaattcacggatcccatgaaaatcatattggaattatgaaaatcttaaacctcaacagatagaaggtgtcgagcagctgtcgagcacacCAAATGTAGAATAGCTTCCTTAAGCTCAATAGATACAGCTGTCGAGccagctgttgagctttaatggtTTTGCACTATAAAcctgttttcttgaacagacttgaaggcttcaaaacttgatcttgaaatatagtttcttgaagtatttaaaacacatcctaaatctacccaaatacaagtaaagtgcgttttgtcaaaggataagctaattacataaaatcatgacatattgttaggttttgagtttgtaatgttggcaaaccatgacaaaacatgacaaaaactaagtctcattagtttagaatggtctacattgaagcccaagacaaaaaactcaagtttgggataaaaaaaaatgagttacaaGCTGGTTGGTTCGATTGATAGAAAGACAGATTCGATTGATCCAAAATTTCAGCAAAATCAGCAAACGTAAAAAGGCCATAACTTATTcgtttgaagcccaaatcgCGAGCCattttttccagtatttaaaggacattataagctaaccctaggtggggttttgagagttttttaagagattagagtgcatcttgtgcctcttttatAGATCtcgggttttgtacccaaaagctctcttatgtcttctaccggtgttattccttgttgaatctcaagatctggtattgtagaagttgctgccttctctagtcatcaaaggtgttgatgatctaaaccttcaagggtggtcttggagtcacaaacaggagagtttgtgttgctaaaccttttagtgggatctcaaagtcacaaacgggggtgtttgtgttttgcaaaggccaaacaaagaaggagttcgtggattcggagtttgcacgtggtcgtgtcagtaagttctactggtaggtagcaataagaagtcgagcgtgggggcttgtaagttttattgtatgaacttcgattccttttagtggatttgctttttaccttgaggatagctaggttaaatcctccccaggttttttaccggtttgattttcttgggttatcatatcattgtgttatttatctttctgctgctatacatgatatgatctttgtgattgtgataacctagatttgttaaattggactaagtaacaacttggctaattacctaggttaaatcaattgtgttttaaggggtctaaaaaccaacacATATGTtgttaacatgtgaaacacatatgtcctaatagaTGTGACATTAGGAACATTTAAAATCCTGTTCATATAGTGTTTTTCCTAAAGGGTTTGACATGACAAGCCCTAATAACTGAAATTGTAATGCTTGGACCATGAAATGAGGTTATAAATGCACCAGTGATATAATGTTAACTTTCTACCCCGCTAACTTCGTAGATTGATTAAGCTATGAGTCACAATGCCTCAACATCAAATTGTACAATGCGAAACAAGTTTGGACCTACTTCAACAAATGCATCATCACAAGTTCCAACAGATCAACAACTACATACATACACAAACcactatggagggaaatgggttggaaagaagagagatttcgttaatatgccaatatacaTGTACGAGAGTCTTGGAAGCGTCGGACACATCATGGTCAGCAAACCTACAAAACTAAGTATAGAGACCACTGCAATAGAGTTCACTATAGCAGAACCACCATGGTCAACCTTATACGAGAAGAGGTGTGAGTTAGAGGTGTATTGTTGATGGCACGGGTTACGAGTTCCTAAGGCACACTCAACCGAGTTACCTAGAGATGAACCTACCAACATACTTGCTCGTCTTGAAcaagagaacaatcaaatgGAAAGACAACTAGACCGTTTTTGCGCAATCCAAAAAGCTAGGAAGCATCTAAAGGGGAAGGCGCAAGAGCGAGCCATCaagtctattaatgaaattactgcgttagatgatgaaagagatatttcagacttctcagattcaagcaatgatgatttccaaaaatttctacctacgaacattagacgttgttgttaatgtctacacattatgtgcaatacataatgttgttgttaatgtgtgacaaatgatgattatgtacgtTCAACTTTTGCAACTCTAAAGATTAACTATTCATTAGTTTTGACTAAGTTTATGTGAAATcagtttctcatttttttccctattgttctttgttgctacattcAAGTAATGTGCTTTGGTTGGACAATGTCCTTTGCTTTGTAATGTAGGGAAAATCTTAGGAAGTGAAATGCCtccaaattatatttattgcacattacttgtaggaaaatttaatagattcaatacataCAGACTCATCCAAATCACATAGACCAACCACGCATATGATTCAATAATACGAATAATTCATTTATATGAGTTGTTTAAGTTGTGGTATCATATGCACGTATCTGTGTATCTTAGTTGTAATAGTGTCCTACTTTATATAGATACATTACATAAAGACTCGTCCAAGCCAAACTAACCACTTACTCATTGAAAATCCATATGGCTCACACAACACACTGTCACAACGATATTTGGTTTGCTTAGAAATAGGGTAAAGGCCTAAAAGCCTGATCAGCCTTTTAAATGTTTCATTCAAGTTATTGGTTTGTTGTAGCATTGCTTGAAAGCTCCCTAATATTGCAATTGTGATGATCGGAAACCATTGATGTAAAACTTGGAAGCATAGTTTTCTTCatgtaattttacattgatgTTGAGAAAATGTAACTACATTTTGTACCTGCAAAACCTCCCTGAAAAGTTTGTAAGGGAATATGGGGATAAAACTCTCTAGTGTTGCTACACTCGCTGCTCGTAATACTAGCATTTGGCAAGTGAGGTTGGAGAAGGCTAACACAGCTCAGCACTGTTCAACGAAGTCATGTTCGCAGTTCTACATGTGCTGCTCAACAGCTCGGCACTGTTGAACCCTGTTCAATCATATCATTCATGCTCACGTGAATAAACAGATATGCAACATTTTGCAATGCAttattttcaaggatgcagaggaTCCCTCAAAACTGTAAGCAAAATTTTGGGGGTGAGCTGTCCATCATTGCTACACTTGATTGATGCAGTTCTGCATGTGATGCTCAACATCTTGGCACTGTTGAACCTTGAACACACGTACCCATCCCCACTCACGTGAATACACAGATGTGCAACCCtttgcaatgcaccgttttcgAAGAGGCAGAGCATCCCTGAATTGGttatgcatcaattttgggGGGTGAGCTATCCACCGTTGCTACACTGATGTTCGTAGTGCTACATGTGCTGCTCAACAGCTTCGCACTGTTCAACCTTGTCCAGTCAATACACAGATATGCCTTCTTTTGCAATGCCTTCTATATGTTCTAAAAGCTCTAATACCCTTTGAAAAACTCTGATTTAGGCCCTAAGCaattaatgaaatgaaattaatgaatttattgCACAATTTAACTAGATTTTCCACTCATaagtaaatattattatattcatCACAAATATCAAATACTGAATCTAAAGTAGTAAACAATCAGCACAAAGATTTTAGTAAAGAAATGGAAAACCAATGAAGAACCTcttcaattttaaaaactattttgggGATCCAATCATGTTAGAAATCCACTATAAGGAAACAGTCACAACAGTCTTACCATATGGATAGCAGGATAGGGAGGCTCTTGCATGGTTTCAAGATGCTAAAGAATAAGGCCTATTCACCAGTTGGGACTTAGGAGGCCTTTGTTAGGGCATTGCAAATAAGCTTTGGAAGTACAACCTATGATGATCCAATGGAAGCCCTTATAAGGCTTAGGCAGACAGTTTTTAATGGGCAATTTGAAGCACTATCAAATAGGATTAAGGGGCTGTCAGAAAAGCACAAGTTGTTTTCCCATTGGATTAAAGGATGAGATTAGACTTCTTGTGAGAATGATAAACCCACTGAATCTTAATGTTGCTTTGGATTAGCAAAAATTCAAGAGTACCTCTTAAGTCTTAACTGGTTGGAAAACTTTCAAAAATTCTCAAGATTCAAGTAGGCCTTCCATCTTGGGATCATTTAAGGTTGTATAAGATTGGACCCACTTAAGCCTAAACTTCTTGTTCGCACGATCCCTCTAGCTCAAATggatgaaagaaggaagaaagggcTCTGTTATCATTGTGATGAGAAGTGGTAGCCTGGACATAAGTAATGAAGGACTACAAACTCACTCAAAACATTTGCAAGGGTTTCACCTTGAGGAAATTATTGATGTATAACTAGTAGAGACTGCAGTTACTACTGCAGAGCAAGAGGTAACAATGGATGCAATTCAAATCAAATTATTTGCATCAATTGGAAACCCATCTTCAAGTACCAAGAGAATGTTAGAAAAGATTAAAGGCCAGTGGGCTATTATCCTCATTGACATTGGTAGCACTCATAACTTCCTAGAGTCATCAATCTTGGAAGCATTGAGGCTGTCGGTAACATCCAAGAAAGGGCCTGAAGTTAAGTTGGCTAATATGGTTGTGATCATGACAAAGGGAGCTTGTGCTGATGTTTAAGTCATAATGCAAGGCCATTTATACATGGTTGAATTGAATCTGCCTCCATTAGAAGGATGTGCGGTAGTGTTAGGCAAACAATGACTTAGCACTCTTGGCATTATCCAATGGGACTTCAAGCAATTGACCATGAAGTTCCTACATATAGGAAACCAGGTTCTATTACAAGGTCTGAAATTCCCCAATTCCCCTCAGCGTGAAGGAGTCTTTAACAAGGAAGGCAATTGTGTTGCAGATTACCGTGATGGGTATAAGCGGGTTAGAAACAACAGTTGGTAGAGATTAACAGGCTGTTGGATGATATTGCCAAGTCTTTGACACCCCTTTGGGGTTGCCACTGTCCAGGGGACATAAGCATTAAATCACCTTGAAGCATGGCACTCAACCCATTTGTGAAAAGCCTAATAGGTACAGTTACTATCAATAAACTGAAATAGAAAAGATAGATAAGGAATTGCTAGATGCAGGGTCCATTAGGGCTAGTCAAAGGCTCAAAGCCcattttctttgataaattcGATAGGTACAATGGGAGTGGTGTGATTTGAACCTTGGGCGTCTTCATTGGAAACACTAAGATGTGCCAATTGAACTATGAGGCCCTTGGCAAGCCCATTTTCCCTTCTTCTACGTTCAACAGTAACTTGGCAATAACTTGAAAGGGATTATGCTGCAAAATGTTCTCCTACTCTACACGGTAGAGTGTACCTTGGTCCTAATTCATCTTTTGAAACCAATTTTGGCTCATCATTTTAGTTACCTGAAGTCCTTGCACAAAGCCAAGCAGGATTTCTATTGTAAAAGGATGAAAATCAAGCTCAAGATGTATATCAAGGAATTTAAGGTCTGTCAAAGTTCAAAATTGAAACCTCAGCCCTTGATGGACTTGAGTCAAagcacaaattttaacaaaaatctaGTTTAAACTCACATGTCTATGTATCATCCAATATATATGACTAATAAGATAACATATAATTCATATGATACACATTTATGTGTCATATGATTCATGAACATGATCAATATGTACCTACGATATGATACTTTTTTCATTCGATACAAAATATATCGCatgaaagagtaagggaagagagatgcaaacacaagataaaaccaaagaactcggcgaaaaacctctccgcgacCCTCCAACTCGAAATtaatccactagtgaataagttggagtacacgactaacaaaagaccttccaagcctagtctacccaatgtacttaagccctccaaactcctgcTACCAATGGACTTCTCGGAGTCTTGTTTTCACTAACTTTTCGGATCCTGCAATACCACCTGATTGCATCCACCATTTAATGgctccttccaatgcttcccaacagcaccaaaactTGACTCAACACTTAGATTGGGTGTGGTAAGTAtttgggctaagaacctctcaaTGATGCAAAGATGAAAaggtaggagtagaggaaaaccaaGACAAAATGTgcagatgattgtgggtataacaatctctaactctcaagtgtttttgctagggttttctctctgaaaaacaCTCCTtacattttgtgggtaatgagggtatttatagtgtgggtaaagaatttggtaaagcattttatatttttgccaaacagaatATTTCGCAGGTACCTTGCGAGATGGCTTTTCTCGCGAAGTACTTGCAAACTTGATAGCCTGGTGTGACTCTCGCGGGTTACCCTTCTCGCGAGCTAGTCGTGAACTGCACTGATCCATCTTtgaagcttgattcttcaccaatctctcacactcatcccttacaaataaacccacataaatataggaaaatgattgaagaaattagaatcaaatttggcacagaattaaagccaacaaaggctagttcaaaatcaaaactttacaatatatatatatatatatatatgtatgttttTCATTCATATAGGCAAGGCAATGCTATAGCACATGCCTTAGTTAAAAGAGCAAAGTTTTCATTTTCGCTTTTTGTTTGGATGGAGTTTGTTCCTTTTGACATTGATAATCTTGTAATTACTGATTTACCAGCAAGTTGATTAATGCAATGCAAGCactgtttctaaaaaaaagaaaaaaaagttaatttcatTATAGAACCGTTACATGCCTTATTActatcattaaaaaattaaaaaaaatcaaaatatgaaaaggaaatttttaaaattgtgtagGTTGTTTATGCTTAAactcaagattcaagaacactGTACTTCTCAATAAATGAGTCATATATCCCACTAAAATTTTAGACAACAAACAcaatccataaaataaataaatacatacacacatatataacgCTAAATAATTCTTCAAGTTTTATTGATGTCTTCTTTAATCTATATTGCATAAacttcactaaaaaaattaagtaaaaattctctatttatataaatacatattaaatttgacaaagtttatttttaaataaaatatgtataatatgttTTTAGTGAAAATAATGTTCCATGATAAGATATTATTGTCTTTACagaactcttttatttttttaattttaattatttgagcTGAACAAATATCGTCCCACACCACACATATCATGATTATGActttcttaagaaaattttaaatactggattttattttgttagcaCTAAAGCTagatagatttttcttttttttaaaaaagataaaatttatttattatttagcttgtatattttggtatttttcatttcttgattattttatttgtactaaaaggaagataaaaaaaaaaatactcaagtttttattaatattattattttaggggaaaaaaaaaagtacagaaTCATAAGAGTATTCACATCAGtgagtatataataaaaaaagatgtcaaatttacatatttttgcctaaaaattaCCCACATAGTGAGTGCACAATTGTGCATAACAATTTTGCAACAATGCAAATgactattttattctctcttttttctctgcCTCTGTATTCAACCTTTCACAACCTCTCTCTTCCcctctgtttcttttttcctcatttttcaTTCCTCTGAAAATTGCTCACTCTCAGAGACTATGTCTCTCTTATATTATCCTAGATTGATGATCAGTGATAGTTTTGGTGTCATGTGGGTCATAGATTTGCAAAATAGATTTCCTTAACATTCATATATTTGCTTGAAATAATAGGTCTTTTTAGTTAACCGCATATAGTTCTCATAACAAATTAAGAGAAGCAAGATCAACAACATCAGATCAAAAGGACCACGAAGGCACAAACAAAGTCAGACTCCCAAGAAGAAAACTGGAGACTACATATACAAACTCGCTAACACTATCACACTCAACGCATCCAACTTCGATATCACAGAAAAGACGTCCTTGGTGTGTTTGAAATCAGCTCAATGTTAACAATCAAGCATTCCTTCTGgtcctatccaaaaaaaaaaaaaagcattccttctgagattttttttttttttttattattattattatttttttacgtAGATGCTACATGCTtcagtttaattttgtgttcctCCAAGTCAGTCGTTAGATTATGAATCTTGAGCTGATAATTGTAAAGgtttttatcttttctaaaTTCATGTTGAAGACGAATCCACAATTATGCGAGTCTATACAAATGATCAAATGCAAACTGAAAATTGAACCCGCCATGCTGCAAAATCTTATGGCctatttggaagtttagagagggaggagagtagagaggagtaaaggggaggagagtagagatGAATGATTCCCCtctaccttgtttggatgtttttaaaattagtaagggggaagggagtaattagtCCTTCCCtttgtttggatattttaaaaattaggatggagataagagaaaatgattaaaatagacaaatttacccctatttgaaaatgaactTACAACATTGgtttatgattaatttgttagattaaataattatgactatagcatgcaatatttttttttgataattttttttctaatgtgaattaaataatcaacattggtctatgattaaatattttttctgcttttttattatactaaaaaaaaaaccatccttaattgataataattaaaataagaaaaagatatttggtttgtttgtttactgaaaaatcaacaaaatattgaattttgagtttttctttcatttattgttattatttttaatatattttttttttattttgcttagtatgtgaatttaattttttgaggatTCGGAGAAGAATTGagacccaaaaaacaaaaaagttagaGAGAGTGActatgaattaactcaaaaaataGGATCCTACTAtgtaatttaaattcaaatgcTTACCCACTTACTATTCAGAAAAGAAAACAACTCAAAATTCTCAAGAGAATATCCCTGCTAAATACTGAGCAATAGCACACAAATTTCAATCAAAACAAATGACATTTGATACAAATTAGTGAATTGCCAAAATAAACATAGAATCATGTAGATGCATgactatcaaaagaaaaaataatcattCCAAGGCAATCTACGAAGCATATTCTATCCTGAAAAGTTGCCATATGAGAGtacacaaattaaataaaattcaagcaCTAACCCAAGTTCAATTAGGATCTCAAAAGATACCAAGTAAATTACACATTGATAGTCGCTTTTACAGGTACAAAATTCATGATTCATGCTACTCAATGCTAATAATTTAGAAGTAAAGCTTACAATTTCTCAAATGCAACATATAATAGAATAGCTAAAAGTACACGTGGTTTCATATTTCCAAAAGCAGCTGCAGCAAGCAGCAAAGTTTCAAACCTCCTCATATATAGTGTCCTGATGATTTAGCTGGCCGAAGTGCTGCAGGTGTTGATACCATCTTTGCAATCGTTAGTGAGATCATTGAAAGTTTCATTCTGTTTTTTACCTCTCAGGAACACTTCTGTATCAACTGATATCCTCATGTAACCATCAAGTTCAACCGGATTACCATTGTTAAGCTTTGTCATCTCTGAGTTCCACTCGCTATTCTCATCCCAAAGATCCTTGTACTCGTCAAGAAAATGAGTAGAATACTTGTCCTTCAAAGGGTCAAAGAACGATGTATCAGGTTCATTTGTTGCGATATAAAGGCTTCTCCCATCTTCAATCTTGTCCCTCAAGGTTGAGATAAGCGTATCAGGTGAAGTATCTGTAGCAAGATTAGGCCAGAACTCCCTGTTTCTTGCCTTCTCTCCTCTCTTTAT
This genomic stretch from Quercus robur chromosome 4, dhQueRobu3.1, whole genome shotgun sequence harbors:
- the LOC126723243 gene encoding uncharacterized protein LOC126723243 codes for the protein MYCKFGNYWYRVCEGEAESIVQRPWHLIWKSRRLMDKVSAIASRLNWDYDAVHIKRGEKARNREFWPNLATDTSPDTLISTLRDKIEDGRSLYIATNEPDTSFFDPLKDKYSTHFLDEYKDLWDENSEWNSEMTKLNNGNPVELDGYMRISVDTEVFLRGKKQNETFNDLTNDCKDGINTCSTSAS